In a genomic window of Aricia agestis chromosome 2, ilAriAges1.1, whole genome shotgun sequence:
- the LOC121738074 gene encoding uncharacterized protein LOC121738074 isoform X2: protein MWFVALFLCLVAGSRQLSVSEFTVPRSVAAGEEARLTCRYELAPGETEQALYVKWWWAPINASDSRAQLYQRIMGHKPTALRHNIRVEAFDSIVITGAAPPDSGRYECEVSNAFDEIRKHDDLIVYTSGSGPELNVTLAEDDDDGDGDGNADGDGDSERNVVLSCTATDVAPEPDLVFTVDGQPLDTNHKEVTWSPSENVYDVVANASVSAARAAGATLACELVYTDARVTHPQYVHTVPFQLDTGDGATGLTAFSFLVLAALQIAMLVVN from the exons GCAGTCGACAACTGTCGGTGAGCGAGTTCACGGTGCCTCGTTCCGTGGCAGCCGGCGAGGAGGCGCGGCTGACCTGCCGCTACGAGCTAGCCCCGGGCGAGACGGAGCAGGCGTTGTACGTCAAGTGGTGGTGGGCGCCCATCAATGCCAGCGATTCCCGCGCCCAGCTCTACCAGCGCATCATGGGACACAAGCCTACCGCGCTGAGGCATAACATAC GTGTGGAGGCGTTCGACTCTATCGTGATCACGGGCGCGGCGCCGCCGGACTCCGGCCGCTACGAGTGCGAGGTCTCCAACGCCTTCGACGAGATCCGCAAACACGACGACCTCATCGTCTACA CGAGCGGCAGCGGACCAGAGCTCAACGTCACGCTGGCTGAGGATGACGATGACGGCGACGGTGACGGCAACGCTGACGGTGACGGTGATAGTGAACGCAACGTGGTGTTGTCGTGCACCGCCACCGACGTCGCGCCCGAGCCCGACCTCGTGTTTACTGTCGATGGCCAGCC ATTGGACACCAACCACAAGGAGGTGACGTGGTCGCCTTCCGAGAATGTTTACGACGTGGTCGCTAACGCGAGCGTgtcggcggcgcgggcggcgggcgcgaCGCTGGCGTGCGAGCTCGTGTATACGGACGCGCGAGTGACACACCCGCAGTATGTGCATACCGTGCCCTTCCAGCTTGACACCG GTGATGGTGCGACCGGGCTAACTGCGTTTTCCTTTCTCGTGCTGGCGGCCCTTCAAATAGCGATGCTAGTTGTAAACTAA
- the LOC121738074 gene encoding uncharacterized protein LOC121738074 isoform X1 produces MWFVALFLCLVAGSRQLSVSEFTVPRSVAAGEEARLTCRYELAPGETEQALYVKWWWAPINASDSRAQLYQRIMGHKPTALRHNIRVEAFDSIVITGAAPPDSGRYECEVSNAFDEIRKHDDLIVYTSGSGPELNVTLAEDDDDGDGDGNADGDGDSERNVVLSCTATDVAPEPDLVFTVDGQPLDTNHKEVTWSPSENVYDVVANASVSAARAAGATLACELVYTDARVTHPQYVHTVPFQLDTETTTEYPLETTTADATAMPLENQGDGATGLTAFSFLVLAALQIAMLVVN; encoded by the exons GCAGTCGACAACTGTCGGTGAGCGAGTTCACGGTGCCTCGTTCCGTGGCAGCCGGCGAGGAGGCGCGGCTGACCTGCCGCTACGAGCTAGCCCCGGGCGAGACGGAGCAGGCGTTGTACGTCAAGTGGTGGTGGGCGCCCATCAATGCCAGCGATTCCCGCGCCCAGCTCTACCAGCGCATCATGGGACACAAGCCTACCGCGCTGAGGCATAACATAC GTGTGGAGGCGTTCGACTCTATCGTGATCACGGGCGCGGCGCCGCCGGACTCCGGCCGCTACGAGTGCGAGGTCTCCAACGCCTTCGACGAGATCCGCAAACACGACGACCTCATCGTCTACA CGAGCGGCAGCGGACCAGAGCTCAACGTCACGCTGGCTGAGGATGACGATGACGGCGACGGTGACGGCAACGCTGACGGTGACGGTGATAGTGAACGCAACGTGGTGTTGTCGTGCACCGCCACCGACGTCGCGCCCGAGCCCGACCTCGTGTTTACTGTCGATGGCCAGCC ATTGGACACCAACCACAAGGAGGTGACGTGGTCGCCTTCCGAGAATGTTTACGACGTGGTCGCTAACGCGAGCGTgtcggcggcgcgggcggcgggcgcgaCGCTGGCGTGCGAGCTCGTGTATACGGACGCGCGAGTGACACACCCGCAGTATGTGCATACCGTGCCCTTCCAGCTTGACACCG AGACGACCACGGAGTACCCGCTAGAAACGACCACCGCCGACGCCACGGCTATGCCCTTAGAGAACCAAG GTGATGGTGCGACCGGGCTAACTGCGTTTTCCTTTCTCGTGCTGGCGGCCCTTCAAATAGCGATGCTAGTTGTAAACTAA
- the LOC121737397 gene encoding uncharacterized protein LOC121737397: MGCFQSKKEISDQHPNVFRVINIDENGADLCSGQLEVTESEIVLYREGRSPVVWPLHCLRRFGFDGELFSFEAGRRCETGEGIYGFKCRRASLLFRILHQRIYQRNIDRDTVPRLSSPTLGRQTLQASVIHRSSVDNGQPSNTSHLNNNSDVANIDRVAPTPHSPSSTDILEVMPLYPRPHASGSHVTNIYQLKDFKREHNNNQSEAGASGLHSYTNDLSRDLAELRRALKQETALDSIRDMEEENMFVASLKEAAASAAVTDPISPTLSTVSERYAQLNMEQGDPRMYVNVARSASSPVDGKQSDTAPPTPLTPKQVEYCNLTVAKSDTNSYANMMMSDLSDKIRSSKQASSEHNQKFSESDTFTSMSPVEEMEVNYAVLDIDPNNEAGKCSKELGSPDNQSVGSNDNSIGSSSTQTRNVGVSSSTYDIDDQINTSQAAAIGYTSIDFAATSALSSVVTKTEIFLSEAGRKHRHNSCTISCGSPGSSDKSRGNN, encoded by the exons ATGGGGTGCTTTcaaagtaaaaaagaaatatcAGATCAGCATCCTAACGTTTTTCGAGTCATAAATATTGACGAAAACGGCGCAGACCTTTGCTCGGGCCAGCTAGAAGTCACAGAGTCTGAAATTGTTCTTTACCGAGAGGGCCGCAGTCCTGTGGTGTGGCCGCTGCATTGCCTAAGGAGATTCGGATTTGATGGTGAACTATTTAGTTTTGAAGCAG GACGAAGGTGTGAAACAGGTGAAGGAATATATGGATTTAAATGTCGAAGAGCTTCACTGCTTTTTAGGATACTTCATCAAAGAATTTATCAGCGCAATATAGACCGGGACACTGTACCCAGATTATCATCACCGACTCTGGGAAGACAAACTTTGCAAGCCAGTGTCATTCACAGGTCCTCTGTAGATAATGGCCAACCAAGTAATACATCTCACCTCAATAATAACTCTGATGTCGCTAACATAGACCGAGTGGCACCGACTCCCCATTCTCCTTCTAGTACTGATATACTAGAGGTCATGCCGCTATATCCTCGACCTCATGCCAGCGGCAGCCATGTTACTAATATTTATCAGCTCAAAGATTTTAAAAGGGAGCATAACAATAATCAGTCTGAAGCTGGAGCTAGCGGGTTGCACTCCTACACTAATGACCTTTCGAGAGACTTGGCCGAACTTCGAAGAGCTCTGAAGCAGGAAACAGCATTAGACTCAATAAGAGACATGGAAgaggaaaatatgtttgttgCAAGCTTGAAAGAAGCCGCTGCTAGTGCAGCTGTTACCGATCCTATATCTCCAACATTGAGTACAGTGAGCGAGCGCTATGCCCAGTTGAACATGGAACAAGGAGATCCGAGAATGTATGTAAATGTTGCACGCAGTGCCAGTAGCCCAGTTGATGGAAAACAAAGTGATACTGCTCCTCCCACCCCTCTTACTCCTAAACAAGTCGAGTATTGTAATCTGACTGTTGCCAAGTCAGATACGAATTCATATGCTAATATGATGATGAGCGACTTGTCAGACAAGATTCGGAGCAGCAAACAAGCTTCGAGTGAGCATAACCAAAAATTTTCTGAATCTGATACTTTCACATCTATGTCCCCCGTGGAGGAGATGGAAGTCAATTATGCTGTTTTAGATATCGATCCCAATAATGAAGCAGGAAAGTGCTCCAAGGAGTTGGGATCTCCCGACAACCAGTCCGTGGGTTCAAACGATAACAGCATCGGCTCCAGCTCCACCCAAACCCGAAATGTGGGGGTCTCCAGTAGCACATACGACATTGATGACCAAATTAATACATCTCAGGCTGCCGCTATTGGTTACACATCCATTGACTTTGCCGCTACGTCTGCACTGTCCTCTGTAGTGACCAAGACAGAAATATTCCTCAGTGAAGCTGGCAGGAAGCACAGACATAACTCCTGCACAATCTCCTGTGGGAGTCCAGGCAGCTCCGACAAAAGTAGgggaaataattaa